The Bacillota bacterium genome has a window encoding:
- the flgB gene encoding flagellar basal body rod protein FlgB — translation MWLQLGAPLIPLLERALDGNWLRQQVISNNIANVDTPKYKRRDVIFEEKLKEVLGNTSTVSLVRTNPRHLAAVPCLDEVQPVITRSYESSWRNDGNNVDIEAEMAQQAANLLNYNLLTRLVTDQLGMLRIAISEGRR, via the coding sequence ATGTGGTTGCAATTAGGAGCCCCGCTTATTCCGCTGCTGGAGCGGGCGCTTGACGGTAACTGGCTGCGCCAGCAAGTGATCAGCAACAATATTGCGAACGTTGATACTCCTAAATATAAACGCCGGGATGTAATCTTCGAAGAGAAACTAAAAGAAGTACTGGGGAACACTTCGACCGTTTCACTAGTTAGAACCAACCCGCGCCATCTTGCAGCAGTACCATGCCTGGACGAAGTACAGCCGGTTATTACACGATCTTATGAATCCAGTTGGCGGAATGATGGCAACAACGTAGATATTGAAGCAGAAATGGCGCAACAGGCGGCAAATCTTTTAAACTACAACCTTCTTACTCGCCTTGTAACCGATCAGCTTGGG